A part of Drosophila ananassae strain 14024-0371.13 chromosome 2R, ASM1763931v2, whole genome shotgun sequence genomic DNA contains:
- the LOC6507118 gene encoding ketohexokinase — protein sequence MSQMKPILCVGNTVIDFVTITQSYPKEDTDRRCLDGFWQRGGNASNVCTVLRALGSKVDFFGMLSKSVAFRALLEDLRQREIGTKHCPETEKDPPFSSIILAQDSGTRTIIHCNKNYPEPTFEDFSQIDLSQYGWVHFEARNPTQVSKMIQSIREHNKKTCQRITISLDFETRYDQNLQLCQHCDIVVFSKELAAQKGWETAQETVEGLAADITGDGERPVIICPWGSEGAVCLDANGNFHKVAAYKPEKIVDTLGAGDTFMAGFIYATFVDQRDLTDAIDFANRVASHKISEYGYDHVTKIIKI from the coding sequence ATGAGCCAGATGAAACCTATTCTCTGCGTGGGAAACACTGTGATCGATTTTGTGACCATAACTCAAAGTTATCCCAAAGAAGACACCGATCGTCGCTGCCTGGATGGGTTCTGGCAGCGAGGAGGAAATGCCTCCAATGTGTGCACGGTTTTAAGGGCTCTCGGATCGAAAGTGGACTTCTTTGGAATGCTGAGCAAATCGGTGGCTTTCCGGGCTTTGTTGGAGGATCTCCGACAAAGAGAAATCGGCACAAAGCACTGCCCAGAGACTGAAAAAGATCCGCCCTTTTCCTCAATAATTCTAGCCCAGGACTCTGGCACTCGGACCATAATACACTGCAACAAAAACTATCCAGAACCCACTTTTGAGGACTTTAGCCAGATCGATCTCTCTCAGTATGGCTGGGTGCACTTTGAAGCTCGCAATCCGACGCAGGTTTCCAAAATGATCCAGAGCATCCGGGAGCACAACAAGAAAACCTGTCAGAGGATCACCATATCCCTGGATTTCGAGACGAGATACGACCAGAACCTCCAACTATGTCAGCACTGCGATATCGTTGTCTTCTCCAAGGAACTGGCTGCCCAGAAGGGCTGGGAGACCGCTCAGGAAACGGTGGAAGGACTCGCTGCCGATATCACCGGAGATGGTGAGCGACCCGTGATCATATGCCCCTGGGGTAGCGAGGGAGCGGTGTGCCTGGATGCCAATGGGAACTTTCACAAAGTAGCTGCCTACAAGCCCGAAAAAATAGTGGATACACTGGGTGCTGGGGACACCTTCATGGCGGGATTCATCTACGCCACTTTTGTGGACCAGCGGGATCTAACGGATGCTATAGACTTTGCCAATCGGGTTGCTAGCCACAAAATCTCCGAATATGGTTATGATCATGTTacaaaaattatcaaaatttAA
- the LOC6507119 gene encoding ketohexokinase — translation MRKQIVKEFITIKKVRYLPPEPPEPPPPPPPPKKWCLAVGSCTMDMITIVNNRLVPGQVARTTDGSWRRGGPAANICTVWRRLGLECEFLGVLSRSRAFESLRHSFQSDNIDISNCPMTYHHPPHRSIIVQRNTDFRTVLEFADKRQELTYQQFVGAVDYQNYLWIHFEMRLPEQVRKMIMAVRAYNERCPESKIIISTDVDNLNPENMLAASMADYVFIRKACMHKYAYVNGRETVCAAKEKMVFERKKYEKSLPPKNPYVLPDEPTEDELCQPEESNQPHIMYNNFQDGASCLMKDDTFIKVAAQTPSEMVDVNGHSDTFTASVIYALLVVKMSLRDALEYGARASALKVTAEGFDVLRCMPKDLVKCYYA, via the coding sequence atgaGGAAACAAATAGTAAAGGAGTTCATAACCATAAAGAAGGTGCGGTATTTGCCGCCTGAACCTCCGGagcctccaccaccaccaccaccgccgaaAAAGTGGTGCCTGGCCGTTGGATCCTGCACGATGGACATGATAACGATTGTAAACAACCGGCTCGTACCTGGTCAAGTGGCGCGGACTACGGATGGGTCCTGGCGGCGGGGCGGACCCGCTGCGAATATTTGCACAGTTTGGCGCCGATTGGGCTTGGAGTGCGAGTTCCTGGGCGTGCTCAGCCGATCGAGGGCGTTCGAGAGCTTGCGCCACAGTTTCCAGTCGGACAATATCGACATCTCAAACTGCCCCATGACCTACCACCATCCGCCACATAGGAGCATCATTGTGCAAAGGAACACCGACTTTCGCACCGTCCTGGAGTTCGCCGATAAGCGCCAGGAGCTAACCTACCAGCAGTTCGTGGGTGCGGTTGATTACCAGAACTATTTGTGGATCCACTTCGAGATGCGCCTTCCCGAGCAGGTTAGAAAGATGATTATGGCCGTGCGCGCCTATAACGAACGATGTCCGGAATCGAAGATCATAATTTCCACCGATGTGGATAACTTGAATCCAGAGAACATGCTGGCCGCCAGCATGGCGGACTACGTTTTTATCCGAAAGGCCTGCATGCACAAGTATGCCTATGTGAACGGTCGGGAGACCGTCTGCGCGGCCAAGGAAAAGATGGTATTCGAGAGGAAGAAGTATGAGAAGTCGCTTCCGCCCAAGAACCCGTATGTGCTGCCCGACGAACCCACGGAGGACGAACTTTGCCAGCCAGAGGAGTCCAATCAACCCCATATCATGTACAACAACTTTCAGGATGGAGCCAGCTGTCTGATGAAGGACGATACCTTTATCAAGGTCGCCGCCCAAACTCCAAGCGAAATGGTGGATGTGAATGGGCACAGTGACACCTTTACTGCATCCGTGATTTATGCTCTATTGGTAGTGAAGATGTCCTTACGGGACGCTCTAGAATACGGCGCCCGAGCATCGGCGCTTAAGGTGACTGCTGAAGGATTCGACGTATTGCGGTGCATGCCCAAGGATCTCGTTAAGTGCTACTATGCATAA
- the LOC6507120 gene encoding peritrophin-48 — protein MEKKYIIVYVLWTISASVIADSDIAALCKTAKTWTFLPNRQHCQKFYLCTGADEEPFQEYSCPTGHYFSEKLKICVRGACSDESIECEIENSVARKRDDCSKYLTCMEGGAHAVSSCPSGTYFDPGRRACLPVAVNSAHQCSCVLPENATLSNPNDCETYFRCHDGEAVLVQCPPGEYFAVSANTCLPDLTGICLEKPTLPPGLSEHAQALDECTRTGSQLAPHSRNCQRYFICARKRVLEMRCPRGQYFDVVHKYCNLDSRSECQEVEAEKEIVANSKAQKEIQKVKQKPRPKETQKQVDKKEPQGDGPEMEVSAKQPEQETVSSYDKFSSKFITFIRG, from the exons ATGGAGA AGAAGTATATAATAGTGTACGTCCTATGGACCATCTCAGCATCGGTGATTGCCGATTCGGATATTGCGGCTCTGTGCAAGACGGCAAAGACCTGGACATTCCTACCCAACAGGCAGCACTGTCAAAAGTTCTACCTATGCACTGGAGCAGATGAGGAACCCTTTCAGGAGTACAGTTGCCCCACAGGCCATTATTTTAGCGAGAAACTGAAGATCTGTGTGCGGGGAGCTTGCTCCGATGAGAGCATTGAGTGCGAGATTGAGAACAGCGTGGCCCGAAAACGGGATGACTGCTCGAAGTACTTGACTTGCATGGAGGGAGGGGCCCATGCCGTGTCCAGCTGCCCGTCTGGAACGTACTTCGATCCCGGCAGAAGAGCCTGCCTGCCAGTGGCCGTAAACTCGGCACATCAGTGTAGCTGCGTGCTCCCGGAAAACGCCACCTTGTCCAATCCCAACGATTGCGAGACCTATTTCCGGTGTCACGATGGAGAGGCTGTGCTGGTTCAGTGCCCACCTGGAGAATATTTTGCAGTGAGCGCCAACACCTGCCTTCCGGATCTCACTGGCATTTGCCTTGAGAAGCCAACTCTGCCTCCGGGTTTATCGGAACACGCCCAGGCCCTAGACGAGTGTACCCGTACTGGAAGTCAATTGGCGCCGCATAGCCGCAACTGCCAGAGGTACTTTATTTGTGCCAGGAAAAGGGTCCTGGAAATGCGGTGTCCCAGGGGACAGTACTTCGATGTGGTGCACAAATACTGCAACCTAGATTCGAGAAGTGAATGCCAGGAAGTTGAAGCTGAGAAGGAAATAGTGGCGAACAGCAAAGCCCAAAAAGAGATCCAGAAGGTGAAGCAGAAGCCAAGGCCGAAGGAGACTCAGAAGCAGGTGGACAAGAAAGAGCCACAAGGGGATGGTCCCGAGATGGAGGTTTCTGCGAAGCAACCAGAGCAGGAGACTGTCAGCAGCTACGACAAGTTCTCCTCCAAGTTTATAACATTTATCAGAGGTTAA
- the LOC6507933 gene encoding tuberin, producing the protein MSSKDKSKFKLFLKTMPAGYVGERSLPPDFERELRPEQPVAQRCRMLKELGDMHLHKFNFDETSITTLWNLTNDLIVPNKPAETRQTALSFYKRLIHTQYKNLTLMREKFFLVIQNHEAREDLRHLLELLDTLTDNGKDITNFEEKIGKFMLLWIPAIKEANLLSPYLDILVNLIKFNAAHLDKDILVGIVQNACELSITVTVDEIGLQCLTILEMVIGYTIFPSEPLPQCISTLCRTVNYPPYCPSSFKIMKNLLGTQLGYHSMKLMCSILNDRSLYDDAHLLRGAVFHLNMNIFGSNIIFQVSPMTYATNVLTAFLRALDSRQVIVTFEVILSARMVINKRQLSEIIWDRICDIMSAIIGNIEYYESSNINKDRLHHLQINFHENIDCIEKLLQQDPSQILGNVERIYDLIDRVADRRPEASVLALIEYRSRRVTATRPEWLQVLALFVRRYYRMANVNVRIKTIEALVRIMDQNRACYEEEILSRVVLAHLSQIHQEPSVQVRVSVARALSNFAHHCDTKRCMDLLDILEAIINRPFEHTRHEIASLPDVAVGVINSESEIADIIAAVDGLVQVFAIKLHRLPATHALKIFNILMDHLELHYDRPKIFEQTSVVRFKIFTWVLKARANGSYHIGYPEGSNEVVKFSHHLGIDSPLLPQAHSTAISIRRVFKLIVRCLEQESDFQVFQLVIKELPKVLQNKALVQGNDIEELASALFKISSVSNNKFKRPTDEFHALVLPAIASLVIYHECLQPPQHNSIIAALNSRVLAGIAGVCINTMTILILEMPEALMRKLPDVLLQMSKMSDTNALAIPVLEFLSLLIHLSKHLFTNFTSMHNMYVFAISLPYTKPHRYDHYTVSLAHHVIAGWFLKCKLELRRNCVSYIKNSMQSNAKMLSSDIVNLNSLNEDSSNRKRSTSLTERGSRNNATARNDLEMRPQMNNVLRTFHHELAETCFDFLARHTYSPCPSMPKRLPAAEFLLKDGVSQTWLVGHNLVTITTSGCPSAPTRSGLCERCAQLGKAPSISLNSKSLSDAAPPLSPERERRYTKVSLQHSSGNESAGSTELTSSSSSGGHPHRQISNSSTASLDALSRRGSNPEALGSGLGDGPHTGSNTSLLGNSLSQSSVSMSPSSGSVVQQPVCVRACTGWAEILIRRPTGNISWLTRIQNPITIDCFGQDLPFNNVVSLFLPTAHGGVFGPDNAMQVPPTPLADPEPEPETNPVAAPQTSVIRSRMVAKARALQRQEEIHSVGNGNGGGNGNGNPSTSGGAAAIPIPRVSAAGKRGKEAALCGSVSDGEADDDSLAFEDSQSRARNPVRRVNSSPEMSSSWRQAFLSNKPAPLSQEIAKAVADEPQSQLTLKKKNVQYSTKDMRVSCEAIPEEIAGSTPPAQPAGQALQPETATLPPKQHSADDVSSQVSGSNIALQASGSNLKLGKPPLSPGQQPLRVTSFSGTSVPHPGPLGISAAGGGNGSNVGVITSDYDNGNNGNGDMMRGRSKTISVVREVNNGNSRPPPASNFRNFGQAKRPSNTKLCMNPSFVFLQLYSTGQLGVTDEPLKVGPENASAVNLIDLVPPFETHKIGVLYVGQGQCNNEVEILRNCHGSARYVEFLRNIGTLISLKEAEQNNLFIMLDRNGADGKFAYIWKDEILQVTFHVATLMPTNLQDDPNCNVKKSYIGNDFVKIIYNESGEEYNLNTISGQFNYACVIVEPLELNSNRVYVKARSEISKFVCHPEPRIVSDRSAPLLARQMALHANLASLVYTSVQKKHPYASNWLERLRKLKRLREKLIEGLNSQQQTGSVSSGIMPKPNASDMDDLRGDFMKFT; encoded by the exons ATGAGCTCCAAGGACAAGTCCAAGTTTAAGCTGTTCCTGAAGACGATGCCGGCTG GTTACGTGGGGGAACGAAGCCTCCCTCCGGACTTCGAAAGGGAGCTGCGGCCGGAGCAGCCGGTGGCTCAGAGATGCCGAATGCTCAAGGAGCTGGGCGACATGCATCTGCACAAATTCAACTTCGATGAG ACCTCCATCACTACTCTGTGGAATCTCACGAACGATCTCATCGTGCCCAACAAGCCTGCCGAGACGCGCCAGACCGCCCTGAGCTTCTACAAGCGACTCATCCACACCCAGTACAAGAATCTAACCCTGATGCGGGAGAAGTTCTTCCTGGTAATTCAGAATCACGAGGCTCGGGAGGACCTACGACACTTGCTCGAGCTCCTAGACACCCTTACGGACAACGGGAAGGACATTACCAATTTCGAGGAGAAG ATTGGCAAGTTCATGCTTCTCTGGATCCCAGCTATTAAGGAGGCGAATCTGCTTAGCCCCTATCTTGACATATTGGTCAACCTGATCAAGTTTAACGCCGCCCATCTGGACAAGGACATACTCGTGGGAATCGTGCA GAATGCCTGCGAGCTGAGCATCACTGTCACCGTCGACGAGATCGGCCTTCAGTGCCTGACAATCCTCGAGATGGTCATCGGATACACCATCTTTCCGAGTGAGCCGCTGCCGCAGTGCATATCCACGTTGTGTCGGACTGTGAACTATCCACCATACTGCCCGTCATCGTTCAAG ATAATGAAGAACCTACTGGGCACCCAGCTAGGCTACCATTCCATGAAGCTAATGTGCAGCATCCTCAACGACCGCTCTCTCTACGACGACGCCCATCTGCTGCGTGGGGCTGTGTTCCATCTGAACATGAACATTTTTGGATCGAACATTATCTTTCAGGTCTCGCCAATGACCTATGCAACGAATGTGCTGACAGCCTTTCTGCGG GCTCTGGACAGTCGGCAAGTGATCGTAACTTTCGAGGTGATCCTCAGCGCCCGCATGGTGATTAACAAGCGACAGCTGTCGGAGATCATTTGGGACAGAATCTGCGACATAATGTCCGCCATCATTGGCAACATAGAGTACTACGAATCATCGAATATCAACAAGGATCGCCTGCACCACCTGCAGATCAACTTCCACGAGAATATCGACTGTATTGAGAAGCTATTGCAGCAGGATCCCTCTCAGATTCTAGGCAACGTGGAGCGCATCTACGATCTAATTGATCGAGTGGCGGATCGAAGGCCAGAGGCTTCGGTTCTGGCGCTCATTGAGTATCGATCTCGCAGGGTGACCGCCACTCGGCCGGAGTGGCTCCAGGTGCTGGCTTTGTTCGTCCGCCGATACTATCGCATGGCAAATGTGAATGTGCGTATTAAGACGATCGAGGCACTGGTCCGGATCATGGACCAGAACAGAGCCTGCTACGAAGAGGAGATCCTCAGCAGAGTGGTTCTTGCCCACCTCTCGCAGATACACCAAGAGCCGAGTGTCCAGGTGCGGGTGTCGGTGGCTCGAGCTCTTTCCAACTTTGCCCATCACTGCGACACGAAGCGGTGCATGGATCTGCTGGACATTTTGGAGGCGATCATCAACCGACCCTTCGAGCACACGCGCCACGAAATCGCCAGTCTGCCGGACGTGGCCGTTGGAGTAATCAACAGTGAGTCGGAGATTGCAGACATCATTGCCGCCGTGGATGGCCTAGTCCAGGTGTTTGCCATCAAACTGCATCGGTTGCCCGCGACGCACGCCCTCAAGATATTCAACATTCTAATGGACCACCTGGAGCTGCACTACGACCGACCAAAGATCTTTGAACAGACCAGCGTAGTGCGCTTTAAA ATTTTCACCTGGGTGTTGAAGGCTCGCGCCAACGGCTCCTATCACATTGGCTATCCTGAGGGCAGCAACGAGGTGGTCAAGTTCAGCCACCACCTGGGCATCGATTCGCCTTTGTTGCCGCAGGCTCATTCCACGGCGATATCCATCCGCCGAGTGTTCAAGCTGATTGTGCGCTGCTTGGAACAGGAATCCGATTTTCAGGTGTTTCAGCTGGTCATCAAGGAGCTGCCGAAAGTGCTGCAGAACAAGGCGCTGGTCCAGGGCAACGACATTGAGGAGTTGGCCAGTGCCCTCTTCAAGATCAGCTCCGTCAGCAACAACAAGTTCAAACGACCCACCGACGAGTTCCACGCCCTCGTCCTTCCCGCGATCGCCTCCCTGGTTATCTACCACGAATGCCTGCAGCCACCACAACATAACAGCATAATTGCTGCCCTAAACTCGCGGGTCCTGGCAGGAATAGCCGGGGTCTGTATCAACACCATGACAATTCTGATTCTGGAGATGCCGGAGGCTCTAATGCGCAAGCTTCCCGATGTGCTGCTGCAAATGAGCAAGATGTCTGACACGAATGCATTGGCCATTCCGGTTCTGGAATTTCTGTCTC TGCTTATTCATCTGTCCAAGCATCTGTTCACGAACTTCACCTCCATGCACAACATGTACGTCTTTGCCATTTCGCTGCCGTACACCAAGCCCCATCGCTATGATCATTATACGGTGTCACTGGCCCATCACGTTATCGCTGGATGGTTTCTCAAGTGTAAGCTGGAGCTGCGCAGGAATTGCGTGAGTTATATCAAAAAC tCCATGCAGTCCAATGCCAAGATGTTATCCAGCGACATTGTGAACCTGAACTCGCTTAACGAGGATTCGTCGAACCGGAAGAGGAGTACGAGTCTTACGGAACGAGGCAGTAGAAACAACGCCACTGCTCGGAACGATCTGGAAATGCGGCCACAGATGAATAATGTCCTGCGTACCTTTCACCACGAATTGGCGGAGACATGCTTCGACTTCCTGGCCAGGCATACCTACTCGCCGTGTCCCTCGATGCCCAAGCG TCTTCCGGCGGCCGAGTTCCTACTGAAGGACGGTGTTTCGCAGACTTGGTTAGTGGGCCACAATCTTGTGACCATCACCACCTCTGGCTGTCCGTCGGCTCCAACGCGTAGCGGTCTGTGCGAGCGCTGCGCCCAATTGGGGAAGGCGCCTAGCATCAGTCTGAATTCAAAGAGCCTCAGCGATGCTGCTCCGCCCCTCTCGCCGGAGCGCGAACGACGCTACACGAAGGTGAGCCTGCAGCACAGTAGTGGAAACGAGTCTGCGGGCAGTACGGAGCTCacctcctcctcatcctccGGCGGTCATCCGCATCGACAGATCTCCAATAGTTCCACCGCATCACTGGACGCCCTATCGCGTCGGGGATCTAATCCGGAAGCACTGGGAAGTGGCTTGGGCGATGGACCGCACACGGGGAGCAACACCTCGTTGCTGGGCAACTCCCTGTCGCAGTCTTCGGTCAGCATGAGCCCCTCGTCGGGATCGGTGGTCCAGCAACCCGTCTGCGTGCGTGCGTGTACCGGATGGGCAGAAATCCTCATCCGCCGGCCCACCGGAAACATTTCGTGGCTGACGCGCATTCAAAATCCCATCACCATCGACTGCTTCGGTCAGGATCTGCCTTTCAATAATGTGGTTTCATTGTTTTTACCTACTGCCCATGGAGGTGTCTTTGGACCGGACAACGCCATGCAAGTTCCTCCAACGCCACTGGCTGATCCTGAGCCCGAACCGGAGACTAATCCCGTGGCTGCTCCTCAGACCAGTGTCATTCGCAGTCGGATGGTGGCTAAGGCTAGAGCCCTGCAGCGCCAGGAGGAGATTCACTCAGTGGGCAATGGCAACGGCGGTGGGAACGGCAACGGAAATCCATCCACCAGCGGAGGAGCAGCTGCCATTCCTATTCCAAGAGTATCAGCGGCGGGTAAACGTGGTAAAGAGGCGGCTCTGTGTGGCAGCGTGAGCGATGGCGAGGCGGACGATGATTCCCTGGCATTCGAGGATTCTCAGAGCCGTGCCAGGAATCCTGTGCGTCGCGTGAACTCCAGCCCGGAAATGAGCTCCAGTTGGCGGCAGGCGTTCCTTTCTAACAAACCGGCACCCCTGTCACAGGAGATTGCCAAAGCCGTCGCCGATGAGCCTCAATCTCAGCTCACTCTAAAGAAGAAAAATGTTCAGTACAGCACTAAGGACATGCGCGTGAGCTGTGAGGCCATTCCGGAGGAGATAGCTGGATCCACGCCGCCAGCCCAACCCGCTGGACAAGCCCTTCAACCGGAGACTGCCACTCTGCCGCCAAAGCAGCATTCGGCGGATGATGTCAGCAGTCAGGTTAGCGGCAGCAATATCGCTCTCCAGGCCAGCGGATCGAACCTGAAGCTGGGTAAACCTCCGCTCTCGCCCGGCCAGCAGCCCTTGCGGGTCACCAGCTTTAGCGGCACATCTGTCCCGCATCCTGGTCCTCTGGGCATTTCGGCCGCCGGTGGCGGAAATGGCTCCAACGTCGGTGTGATCACCTCCGACTATGACAACGGAAATAATGGCAACGGAGACATGATGCGCGGGCGTTCGAAGACCATTTCAGTAGTGCGGGAGGTAAACAATGGCAACTCACGCCCGCCGCCGGCCAGCAACTTCCGGAATTTTGGTCAGGCCAAGCGCCCCAGCAACACCAAGCTCTGCATGAATCCCAGCTTTGTGTTCCTGCAGCTGTACTCAACCGGACAGCTGGGAGTGACAGATGAACCGCTGAAAGTGGGTCCGGAGAATGCCAGTGCCGTGAATCTGATCGACCTGGTGCCTCCGTTCGAGACGCACAAGATTGGCGTTTTGTACGTGGGTCAAGGGCAGTGCAACAACGAAGTCGAGATTCTGCGAAACTGCCACGGAAGTGCTAGATATGTGGAGTTCCTGCGCAACATAGGCACCCTCATCAGCCTGAAGGAGGCGGAGCAGAACAACCTGTTCATAATGCTGGATAGGAACGGAGCTGATGGCAAGTTTGCTTACATTTGGAAGGATGAAATTCTGCAG GTTACCTTCCATGTGGCCACCCTGATGCCCACCAACCTGCAGGACGATCCCAACTGCAATGTGAAAAAGAGCTACATTGGCAACGACTTTGTAAAGATTATCTACAACGAGAGTGGCGAGGAGTACAATCTAAATACAATATCC GGCCAATTTAACTACGCTTGTGTGATTGTGGAGCCACTGGAGCTGAACTCCAATAGGGTTTATGTGAAGGCTCGTTCGGAGATTTCAAAATTCGTATGCCATCCAGAACCTAGGATTGTTTCCGACCGCAGTGCTCCTCTGCTGGCGCGCCAAATGGCTCTTCATGCTAAT CTCGCCTCCCTAGTCTACACAAGTGTGCAGAAAAAGCACCCATATGCATCGAATTGGTTGGAAAGACTGCGCAAACTAAAGCGCCTAAGAGAGAAG CTAATTGAAGGCTTGAACAGTCAGCAACAAACCGGCAGCGTATCGAGTGGCATAATGCCCAAGCCCAACGCATCGGATATGGATGACCTAAGAGGGGACTTTATGAAGTTCACATAG